From the genome of Brevinematales bacterium, one region includes:
- a CDS encoding D-tyrosyl-tRNA(Tyr) deacylase: protein MRAIIQRVKEAKVEVDGEAIGSIGKGILVFVGIGKSDTDKDIEYMVNKIPGLRIFPDGSTETAISVTEIGGDIMVVSQFTLFGDLRKGKRPSFSDAMPPAHAKELFERLLSAFKQADIAVKTGVFQAMMDISLVNDGPYTVLLDSAKVF from the coding sequence ATGCGCGCGATAATCCAACGGGTCAAAGAGGCAAAAGTTGAGGTTGACGGAGAGGCGATTGGTTCCATCGGAAAGGGAATCCTGGTCTTCGTCGGCATAGGGAAAAGCGATACGGATAAAGATATCGAATATATGGTAAATAAAATTCCCGGATTGAGGATTTTCCCCGATGGGAGCACGGAGACTGCCATATCGGTTACCGAAATCGGCGGGGATATCATGGTGGTATCTCAATTTACCCTTTTCGGCGATCTGAGGAAAGGGAAACGCCCTTCTTTCTCGGATGCGATGCCTCCCGCCCATGCGAAAGAGTTATTCGAACGGCTATTGAGCGCGTTTAAGCAGGCGGATATCGCCGTAAAGACCGGGGTGTTTCAGGCTATGATGGATATCAGCCTTGTGAACGACGGCCCGTATACGGTGCTTTTAGATTCCGCTAAAGTATTCTAG